A region of Faecalibacterium taiwanense DNA encodes the following proteins:
- a CDS encoding 6-phospho-beta-glucosidase, with protein sequence MLPENFLWGGAVAAHQLEGGWNADGRGPSVSDVMTGGANGVARRITDGIVPGEFYPNHEGIDFYHTYKEDVKLFAELGFKCFRTSISWSRIFPRGDEQQPNEAGLQFYDDLFDELLKYGIQPVITLSHFEMPYALAKEYGGWYNRKCIDFFVHYAVTVMERYKHKVRYWMTFNEINNQSNTTNDIFGWTNSGVRFSQFENKKKALYQVVHHELVASALVVKKGHAINPDFQIGCMCSFVPYYPYSCNPDDVMLALESMHERYYFADVHCRGHYPAYAKKEWEREGTAPVMEPGDEAILAEGAVDYLGFSYYMSNAVRSDVAVESDGISGGNAHTVPNPYVKASDWGWQIDPVGLRYALATLYERYEKPLFIVENGFGAIDKLQPDHTCDDSYRIDYLRAHIEEMKKAVELDGVDLLGYTPWGCIDVVSFTTGELRKRYGFIYVDRNDDGSGTGNRYKKKSFDWYKQVIATNGEDLG encoded by the coding sequence ATGCTTCCTGAAAACTTTTTGTGGGGCGGTGCCGTTGCTGCCCATCAGCTGGAAGGCGGCTGGAACGCCGATGGCCGCGGCCCGTCCGTCAGCGACGTGATGACCGGCGGTGCCAACGGTGTGGCCCGCCGCATCACCGATGGCATTGTGCCCGGCGAATTTTACCCCAACCACGAGGGCATCGACTTCTACCACACCTACAAGGAAGATGTGAAGCTGTTTGCCGAACTGGGCTTCAAGTGTTTCCGCACCTCCATCTCGTGGAGCCGCATCTTCCCCCGCGGGGACGAGCAGCAGCCCAACGAGGCCGGTCTGCAGTTCTACGACGATCTGTTTGACGAACTGCTCAAGTACGGCATCCAGCCGGTGATCACCCTGAGCCATTTTGAGATGCCCTACGCCCTTGCCAAGGAGTACGGCGGCTGGTACAACCGCAAGTGCATCGACTTCTTCGTGCACTACGCCGTCACTGTGATGGAGCGCTACAAACACAAGGTCAGGTACTGGATGACCTTCAACGAGATCAACAACCAGAGCAACACCACCAACGACATCTTTGGCTGGACCAACTCCGGCGTGCGGTTCTCCCAGTTCGAGAACAAGAAGAAGGCCCTGTATCAGGTGGTACACCACGAACTGGTGGCCTCGGCCCTCGTGGTCAAAAAGGGCCATGCCATCAACCCGGACTTCCAGATCGGTTGCATGTGCTCCTTTGTGCCGTACTATCCCTACTCCTGCAACCCGGACGACGTGATGCTGGCGCTGGAATCCATGCACGAGCGCTACTACTTTGCGGATGTGCACTGCCGCGGTCACTACCCCGCCTACGCTAAGAAGGAATGGGAGCGCGAGGGCACTGCCCCGGTGATGGAGCCGGGTGACGAGGCCATTCTGGCCGAGGGTGCTGTGGACTATCTGGGCTTCAGCTACTACATGAGCAACGCGGTGCGTTCGGACGTGGCCGTGGAGAGCGACGGCATCAGCGGCGGCAATGCCCACACCGTGCCGAACCCCTACGTCAAGGCCAGCGACTGGGGCTGGCAGATCGACCCGGTGGGCCTGCGCTACGCACTGGCCACCCTGTACGAGCGGTACGAGAAGCCGCTGTTTATCGTGGAGAACGGCTTCGGCGCCATCGACAAACTCCAGCCCGACCACACCTGTGACGACAGCTACCGCATCGACTACCTGCGCGCCCACATCGAGGAGATGAAAAAGGCCGTGGAGTTGGACGGCGTGGACCTGCTGGGCTACACCCCGTGGGGCTGCATCGACGTGGTGTCCTTTACCACCGGCGAACTACGCAAGCGGTACGGCTTTATCTACGTGGACCGCAACGACGACGGCTCCGGCACCGGGAACCGCTATAAGAAAAAGAGTTTTGACTGGTACAAGCAGGTCATTGCCACCAACGGTGAGGACCTGGGCTGA
- a CDS encoding ABC transporter ATP-binding protein: MSAKAKTKLTPQQRKATLTRVLGKIKPYSLFVVCSLVVAAVSVGAQLYIPILCGSAIDMMLGKGAVDFGGVMRIIIEVLVVAGVAALAQWLLSVCNNRITFLVSRDLRNEALRKIQTLPLSYLDSHPSGDIVSRMVADVDTFADGLLMGFTQLFSGVLTILGTLLFMLSENVPITLVVVCITPLSLVVASFLAKRSYGYFQSQSAVRGEQTALVNEMIEGQKVVQAFGHEAESLTAFDEVNGRLQDVSLKAIFFSSLTNPATRFVNNIVYAGVGLVGAVYAVRGGITIGQLSVFLSYANQYTKPFNEISGVVTELQNALACAARVFELLDADDQVPEVENASVLQPDGHVQLEDVSFRYLPDRPLIEGLSLDVKPGQRIAIVGPTGCGKTTLINLLMRFYDVNGGSIKVSGTDIRDVTRASLRGSYGMVLQDTWLRAGTVRENIAYGKPDASLEEIVAAAKAAHADSFIRRLPEGYDTVIAEDGGNISQGQKQLLCIARVMLCLPPMLILDEATSSIDTRTEVRIQKAFARMMQGRTSFIVAHRLSTIREADVILVMKDGHIVEQGSHDELLAANGFYAKLYNSQFEGVET; encoded by the coding sequence ATGAGTGCAAAAGCAAAAACAAAGCTGACCCCGCAGCAGCGCAAGGCCACCTTGACCCGTGTTCTGGGCAAAATCAAACCTTATTCCCTGTTTGTGGTGTGCAGCCTTGTGGTGGCCGCTGTGAGCGTGGGCGCACAGCTGTATATCCCCATCCTCTGCGGCAGCGCCATTGATATGATGCTGGGCAAGGGTGCCGTAGATTTTGGCGGTGTGATGCGCATTATCATCGAGGTGCTGGTGGTTGCCGGTGTGGCCGCTCTTGCGCAGTGGCTGCTGAGCGTGTGCAACAACCGCATCACCTTCCTTGTCAGCCGCGACCTGCGCAACGAAGCCCTGCGCAAAATTCAGACCCTGCCGCTTTCCTACCTCGACAGCCACCCCTCCGGCGATATCGTCAGCCGCATGGTGGCCGATGTGGATACCTTTGCGGACGGCCTGCTGATGGGCTTTACACAGCTGTTCAGCGGCGTGCTGACCATCCTCGGCACCCTGCTGTTCATGCTCAGCGAGAATGTGCCCATCACGCTGGTGGTGGTGTGCATCACCCCGCTGAGCCTCGTGGTGGCAAGCTTCCTTGCCAAGCGCAGCTATGGTTACTTCCAGAGCCAGAGCGCCGTGCGCGGCGAGCAGACCGCGCTGGTCAACGAGATGATCGAGGGCCAGAAGGTGGTGCAGGCCTTCGGCCACGAGGCCGAGAGCCTTACCGCCTTTGACGAGGTGAATGGCCGTCTGCAGGACGTGAGCCTGAAGGCCATCTTCTTTTCCAGCCTGACCAACCCCGCCACCCGCTTTGTGAATAACATCGTGTACGCAGGCGTGGGCCTTGTGGGTGCCGTGTACGCGGTGCGGGGCGGCATCACCATCGGCCAGCTGAGCGTGTTTTTGAGCTACGCCAACCAGTACACCAAGCCCTTCAACGAAATTTCCGGTGTAGTCACCGAGCTGCAGAATGCTCTGGCCTGCGCCGCCCGCGTGTTCGAGCTGCTGGATGCCGACGATCAGGTGCCGGAAGTCGAGAACGCCTCCGTGCTGCAGCCGGACGGCCATGTGCAGCTGGAGGATGTTTCCTTCCGCTACCTGCCCGACCGCCCGCTGATCGAGGGCCTTTCCCTCGACGTAAAGCCCGGCCAGCGCATCGCCATCGTCGGCCCTACCGGCTGCGGCAAGACCACCCTCATCAACCTGCTCATGCGCTTCTATGATGTGAACGGCGGTTCCATCAAGGTGTCCGGCACCGACATCCGGGATGTGACCCGCGCTTCCCTGCGCGGCAGCTACGGCATGGTGCTGCAGGATACATGGCTGCGGGCCGGTACCGTGCGGGAAAACATTGCCTACGGCAAGCCGGATGCAAGCCTTGAAGAGATCGTGGCAGCAGCCAAAGCCGCCCATGCAGACAGCTTTATCCGCCGCCTGCCGGAGGGCTACGACACCGTTATCGCCGAGGACGGCGGCAACATCAGTCAGGGCCAGAAGCAGCTGCTGTGCATTGCCCGCGTGATGCTCTGCCTGCCGCCGATGCTGATCCTGGACGAAGCAACATCCTCCATCGATACCCGCACTGAGGTGCGTATCCAGAAAGCTTTTGCCCGCATGATGCAGGGCCGTACCAGCTTTATTGTGGCGCACCGCCTTTCCACCATCCGCGAGGCGGACGTGATCCTTGTGATGAAGGACGGCCACATTGTGGAGCAGGGCAGCCACGACGAGCTGCTTGCTGCAAACGGCTTCTACGCCAAGCTCTACAACAGCCAGTTCGAGGGCGTGGAGACCTGA
- a CDS encoding SseB family protein yields the protein MAKRQDGGIRLRPVGTRKHRQNAPAYSPAGTGCPAFEQAVENLYKGQNEESFWTLMGALNYALEMETHVLVPLRTALTVHNTPAPWTEHPVPTAKAKDLQLWTLRNEKGRTWLPMFTSAAAACADRSTSARPMADYTLQDAMELALSTEGIDGVVLDPWSHSATLDGALLNGLLHAGHTPEDPGDEKADAGKEAARKGNWAQAVECFEKAAELGSTMGLALLADCIYKGRGTRTNRAEARRMWKEAADSGEILSNIALGDDCAARGDNGRALLYYRRARTNAAHMPDIEYTPQVCLRVAQTETRYTSRKKALSLAAEARQGFSIKAREHEPDAEQWLAEADQLIRELTSELPARATAYDMESLQLD from the coding sequence ATGGCAAAAAGACAAGACGGCGGCATCCGGCTGCGCCCGGTGGGCACCCGCAAGCATCGGCAGAACGCTCCGGCCTACAGCCCGGCGGGCACCGGCTGCCCGGCCTTTGAGCAGGCAGTGGAAAATTTATATAAAGGCCAGAACGAAGAAAGCTTCTGGACGCTGATGGGCGCTTTGAACTATGCACTGGAAATGGAGACCCATGTTCTGGTGCCGCTGCGCACGGCACTGACGGTGCACAACACGCCTGCACCGTGGACGGAGCATCCGGTGCCCACGGCAAAGGCTAAGGACCTGCAGCTGTGGACCCTGCGCAACGAGAAGGGTCGCACATGGCTGCCTATGTTCACCTCTGCAGCTGCGGCCTGCGCCGACCGCAGCACTTCTGCCCGGCCAATGGCGGATTACACCCTGCAGGATGCCATGGAGCTGGCCCTTTCCACTGAGGGAATCGACGGCGTGGTGCTGGACCCGTGGAGCCACTCGGCTACGCTGGACGGCGCTCTGCTCAACGGTTTGCTGCACGCGGGCCATACGCCGGAAGACCCCGGTGATGAGAAAGCAGATGCTGGAAAGGAAGCCGCCCGCAAGGGCAATTGGGCGCAGGCTGTGGAATGCTTTGAAAAAGCAGCCGAGCTTGGCAGCACCATGGGACTTGCCCTGCTGGCAGACTGTATTTATAAGGGCCGCGGCACCCGCACGAACCGTGCCGAGGCCCGCCGCATGTGGAAGGAAGCAGCGGACAGCGGCGAGATCTTATCCAACATTGCACTGGGCGATGACTGCGCTGCCCGGGGCGACAATGGCCGGGCACTTTTGTATTACCGCCGTGCCCGCACCAACGCAGCCCATATGCCGGATATCGAGTACACTCCGCAGGTGTGCCTGCGTGTGGCCCAGACCGAAACGCGCTACACCAGCCGCAAAAAGGCGCTGTCACTGGCCGCAGAAGCAAGGCAGGGCTTTTCCATCAAGGCCCGTGAGCACGAGCCGGACGCAGAGCAGTGGCTGGCCGAAGCCGACCAGCTCATCCGGGAACTGACCAGTGAACTGCCTGCCCGAGCCACAGCTTACGACATGGAATCTTTACAATTGGACTAA
- a CDS encoding DUF3592 domain-containing protein: protein MFNIIIFLLGAGIMFFMALRSVLARRRLCTQGQKVTATVEGTVRSRDGGAYVLAFTTAGGSHRLHYPKPARGKSFAVGDTVTLYYDPDDPEKMYVEGDRATLGAEVLYAVIGVALLVLTVGIAR from the coding sequence ATGTTCAATATCATTATTTTCCTGCTGGGAGCAGGCATCATGTTCTTTATGGCTCTGCGCAGCGTGCTGGCACGGCGCAGGCTGTGCACGCAGGGGCAGAAGGTCACGGCCACGGTGGAGGGCACCGTGCGGAGCCGGGATGGCGGTGCCTATGTGCTGGCCTTTACCACCGCAGGCGGCAGCCATCGGCTGCACTACCCGAAGCCTGCGCGGGGCAAGAGCTTTGCGGTGGGGGATACCGTCACCTTATACTATGACCCCGACGACCCGGAGAAGATGTACGTGGAAGGCGACCGGGCCACGCTGGGAGCCGAGGTGCTGTATGCCGTGATAGGTGTGGCCCTGCTGGTGCTGACCGTGGGCATTGCCCGCTGA
- the dnaK gene encoding molecular chaperone DnaK, translating into MSKVIGIDLGTTNSCVAVVEGGKPVVITNAEGERTTPSVVAFTKDGERLVGGAAKRQIATNSGRTISSIKRHMGSDYRVHIDGKDLTPQEISAMILAKIRRDAESYLGEPVTEAVITVPAYFDDSQRKATQDAGRIAGLNVLRIINEPTAAAVAYGLDNEAAQKILVYDLGGGTFDVSIIEIEDGTFTVLATGGDTHLGGDDFDQRIVEYAVAEFKKSDRIDLSRDPAAMGRLKEEAEKAKKELSAAPSAQLNLPFIAVGKDGPHHLDISLSRPQFEMMTGDLLARTVAPVQNALRDAGISASQLGKVLLVGGSTRMPAVERQVKELLGCEPSHSLNPDECVAMGAAVQGGLLQGGGKLAGATGAAAQGLVLMDVTPLTLSIETLGGVATPLITRNSMIPTRKSQIFTTARPMQTSVEINVLQGERHFARDNKSLGKFKLTGIRASFSSKPQIEVTFDIDVNGVVKVSAKDLGTGREQNITITGSTNLSENEIQRAMADAAAYEAEDSRRKERLDLHNQAEVLAYKVDEALSKCKKELDKDEKNRIKTDLANLRRCLRKDKPEKMNENEEAALRQAKTQLEESANHLMVLYTSEQETDGTNNAL; encoded by the coding sequence ATGAGCAAAGTAATCGGCATCGATCTCGGCACGACCAATTCCTGTGTGGCAGTGGTGGAGGGCGGCAAGCCCGTGGTCATCACCAATGCGGAGGGTGAGCGCACCACCCCCAGCGTTGTGGCTTTCACGAAGGACGGTGAACGTCTGGTGGGCGGTGCGGCCAAGCGCCAGATCGCCACAAATTCCGGGCGCACCATCTCCAGTATCAAGCGCCATATGGGCAGTGACTACCGGGTGCACATCGACGGCAAAGACCTGACCCCGCAGGAGATCAGCGCCATGATCTTGGCCAAGATCCGCCGCGATGCCGAGAGCTATCTGGGCGAGCCGGTGACCGAAGCGGTCATCACGGTGCCCGCCTACTTCGACGACAGCCAGCGCAAGGCTACGCAGGATGCAGGCCGCATTGCAGGCCTGAACGTGCTGCGCATCATCAACGAGCCTACTGCTGCCGCTGTGGCCTATGGTTTGGATAACGAAGCGGCGCAGAAGATCCTCGTCTACGACCTCGGCGGCGGCACCTTTGATGTGTCCATCATCGAGATCGAGGACGGGACCTTTACGGTGCTTGCCACCGGCGGCGACACCCATCTGGGCGGTGACGACTTCGATCAGCGCATCGTGGAATATGCCGTGGCCGAGTTCAAAAAGTCGGATCGCATCGACCTCTCCCGCGACCCGGCAGCTATGGGCCGGCTGAAAGAGGAAGCCGAAAAGGCAAAGAAGGAGCTTTCTGCAGCGCCGTCGGCACAGCTGAACCTGCCCTTTATCGCAGTGGGCAAGGACGGCCCTCACCACTTGGATATCTCGCTTTCCCGCCCGCAGTTCGAAATGATGACCGGCGACCTGCTGGCCCGCACAGTGGCTCCCGTGCAGAATGCGCTGCGGGACGCAGGCATTTCTGCCAGCCAGCTGGGCAAGGTGCTGCTGGTGGGCGGCAGCACCCGGATGCCTGCGGTGGAGCGTCAGGTGAAGGAGCTGCTGGGCTGCGAACCCAGCCACAGCCTGAACCCGGACGAGTGTGTTGCCATGGGTGCGGCTGTGCAGGGCGGTCTGCTGCAGGGCGGCGGCAAGCTGGCCGGTGCCACCGGCGCAGCGGCGCAGGGCCTTGTGCTGATGGATGTGACCCCGCTGACCCTCTCCATTGAGACGCTGGGCGGCGTGGCCACCCCGCTGATCACCCGCAACAGCATGATCCCCACCCGCAAGAGCCAGATCTTCACCACCGCACGGCCCATGCAGACCAGCGTGGAGATCAACGTGCTGCAGGGCGAGCGCCACTTTGCCCGCGACAACAAGAGTCTGGGCAAATTCAAGCTCACCGGCATTCGGGCAAGCTTCTCCTCCAAACCGCAGATCGAAGTTACCTTCGATATCGACGTGAACGGCGTGGTGAAGGTGTCTGCCAAAGACCTTGGCACCGGCCGGGAGCAGAACATCACCATCACCGGCAGCACCAACCTTTCGGAAAATGAGATCCAGCGCGCCATGGCAGACGCTGCCGCCTACGAGGCCGAGGACAGCCGCCGCAAGGAGCGGCTGGACCTGCACAATCAGGCCGAGGTGCTGGCCTACAAGGTGGACGAGGCTCTTTCCAAATGCAAAAAGGAGCTGGACAAGGACGAGAAGAACCGCATCAAAACCGACCTCGCCAACCTCCGCCGCTGCCTGCGCAAGGATAAGCCCGAAAAGATGAATGAAAACGAGGAAGCCGCCCTGCGTCAGGCCAAGACCCAGCTGGAAGAGAGCGCCAACCATCTGATGGTGCTGTATACCAGTGAGCAGGAAACAGATGGTACGAATAATGCGCTGTAA
- a CDS encoding MurR/RpiR family transcriptional regulator, whose product MELFTPQQIKNLNELELLVYQYIIEHPNTVPFMRIRELAAEAHVSTTTVLHFCKKVGCDGYAQFKWKLKEQAGSAQGSRLPDTLGELQNFLWKVGTPEYDAALDEAAGMIARAERVFLVGIGNSGSIAEYGARYLSNLGKFALGVTDPFYPITVTPNTTIAAVILSVSGETKQVLHLARQLKEKNAGLIAITCSDQSSAAKLSDITLPYYSSVHRVTTESYDLTSQMPALYLLEALARRVYNRLLE is encoded by the coding sequence ATGGAACTATTCACCCCGCAGCAGATCAAAAATCTGAACGAGTTGGAACTGCTGGTCTACCAGTACATCATCGAGCATCCGAACACGGTGCCCTTCATGCGCATCCGGGAGTTGGCAGCGGAAGCGCACGTTTCCACCACCACAGTGCTGCACTTCTGCAAAAAGGTGGGCTGTGACGGTTATGCGCAATTCAAATGGAAGCTGAAGGAGCAGGCCGGTTCCGCGCAGGGATCCCGTCTGCCGGACACGCTGGGCGAGTTGCAGAACTTTCTGTGGAAAGTCGGCACGCCGGAATACGATGCAGCGCTGGACGAAGCCGCCGGTATGATCGCACGGGCAGAGCGGGTGTTTCTGGTGGGCATCGGCAATTCCGGCAGCATAGCCGAGTATGGTGCACGGTATCTGTCCAATCTGGGCAAATTCGCGCTGGGCGTGACCGACCCGTTCTATCCCATCACCGTCACGCCCAACACCACCATCGCAGCCGTCATTCTTTCGGTATCCGGCGAAACGAAGCAGGTGCTGCATCTGGCCCGGCAGCTGAAGGAGAAAAACGCCGGACTGATCGCCATTACCTGTTCCGACCAGAGTTCTGCGGCAAAGCTTTCCGACATCACCCTGCCGTACTACAGTTCCGTGCACCGCGTGACCACCGAAAGCTACGACCTGACCAGTCAGATGCCTGCACTTTACCTGCTGGAAGCACTGGCCCGCCGGGTGTACAACCGCCTGCTGGAGTGA
- a CDS encoding MATE family efflux transporter, giving the protein MSSQTNTLTEGPLAKQIFLVSLPLALSNLLVARFYGARHPKDVEKTVHSAAIISAVAGVVLLLIGLLGSPAMLRLLHGGGPCRRSSGQNSSDRHSR; this is encoded by the coding sequence ATGAGTTCTCAAACGAATACGCTGACGGAAGGCCCTCTGGCCAAGCAGATCTTTCTGGTCAGTCTGCCGCTGGCGCTTTCCAACCTGCTGGTGGCGCGTTTTTACGGTGCGCGCCACCCCAAGGACGTGGAAAAGACCGTCCACTCGGCGGCCATTATCAGCGCCGTTGCCGGTGTGGTGCTGTTGCTCATCGGCCTGCTGGGCTCCCCTGCCATGCTGCGGCTGCTGCATGGCGGTGGTCCGTGCAGGAGAAGCAGCGGGCAAAATTCATCTGACCGTCACAGCAGATGA
- a CDS encoding PTS transporter subunit EIIC: protein MANKIRDYTKLAADICAAVGKDNILSATHCATRLRLVLRETPSDEVTKQISEMPAVIKVMESGGQYQVVIGTHAKDVYEALAQLLDLDNSTAAAPEVKQGLGSRIIATMSAVFAPFVYILAAAGLVQGALIIITHFFPAFAATGTYSVLSFISWTPFTFLPVMIAVTASKHFKCNTFIAMWCCMALVNPDWASIAARIADGEVIKFLAFPMSQTTYTSTVLPPLFLVLVLSWLEHWLDEHLPDIIKALAVPFICTIVMVPLTILVIGPVSNVLANAIAAAYNFLANNVPALAAILVGGIWQVFVIFGVHWGVTPMCLANFANYGCDSFQAFQTCAVIAQAAACFGVFLKTKKADIKNVSLSAGLTGIFGITEPAIYGVTLRLKKPFVCGCIGGAIGALIISFFNTKYYVYAGLPGLLTTVNAMSDANPSSFTGMMIGVLATIIITIVLVQVVGCDEKESQKN from the coding sequence ATGGCAAACAAAATCCGCGATTACACAAAGCTTGCCGCCGACATCTGTGCCGCCGTCGGCAAGGACAATATCCTCAGCGCGACCCACTGTGCCACCCGCCTGCGTCTGGTGCTGAGGGAAACACCCTCGGACGAAGTGACCAAACAGATCTCCGAGATGCCCGCCGTCATCAAGGTGATGGAAAGCGGCGGCCAGTATCAGGTGGTCATCGGCACCCATGCCAAGGACGTGTACGAAGCACTGGCCCAGCTGCTGGATCTGGACAACAGCACCGCTGCCGCGCCGGAAGTCAAGCAGGGCCTCGGCAGCCGCATCATCGCCACCATGTCCGCCGTGTTCGCACCCTTTGTGTACATTCTGGCCGCAGCCGGTCTGGTGCAAGGCGCACTGATCATCATTACCCACTTCTTCCCCGCTTTTGCGGCCACCGGTACGTATTCCGTGCTCAGCTTCATCAGCTGGACGCCCTTCACCTTCCTGCCGGTCATGATCGCCGTCACTGCTTCCAAGCACTTCAAGTGTAACACCTTCATTGCCATGTGGTGCTGCATGGCGCTGGTCAACCCGGACTGGGCTTCCATCGCTGCCCGCATCGCAGACGGTGAGGTCATCAAGTTCCTGGCCTTCCCCATGAGCCAGACCACCTACACCTCCACCGTGCTGCCGCCGCTGTTCCTGGTGCTGGTGCTCAGCTGGCTGGAGCACTGGCTGGACGAGCATCTGCCCGACATCATCAAGGCGCTGGCTGTGCCCTTTATCTGCACCATTGTTATGGTTCCCCTGACTATTCTGGTCATCGGCCCGGTGTCCAATGTGCTGGCAAACGCCATTGCTGCTGCCTACAACTTCCTTGCCAACAACGTTCCCGCACTGGCCGCCATTCTGGTGGGCGGCATCTGGCAGGTGTTCGTCATCTTCGGCGTGCACTGGGGCGTCACTCCCATGTGCCTTGCCAACTTTGCCAACTACGGCTGCGATTCCTTTCAGGCATTCCAGACCTGCGCCGTCATCGCACAGGCTGCTGCCTGCTTCGGCGTGTTCCTCAAGACCAAAAAGGCCGACATCAAGAACGTTTCCCTGTCCGCTGGCCTGACCGGCATCTTCGGCATCACCGAGCCCGCCATCTACGGCGTGACCCTACGCCTGAAGAAGCCCTTCGTCTGCGGCTGCATCGGCGGTGCCATCGGTGCGCTGATCATCAGCTTCTTCAACACCAAGTACTATGTATACGCTGGTCTGCCCGGCCTGTTGACCACCGTCAACGCCATGAGCGACGCCAATCCCTCTTCCTTTACCGGCATGATGATCGGCGTGCTGGCCACCATTATCATCACCATTGTTCTGGTGCAGGTGGTGGGCTGCGACGAAAAAGAATCCCAGAAAAACTGA
- a CDS encoding glycosyltransferase family 2 protein → MLISLVVPCYNEEESLPIFYKEASKIAQQMGISHGADFEFIFVDDGSKDRTLQIARELHRKDARVRYISFSRNFGKEAGIYAGLKAAKGDYVATMDADLQDPPSLLPEMLELLLSGEYDCAATRRTTREGEPPVRSWFAKKFYQIINKLSDTEIVDGARDFRLMSRKMTDAVLSMAEYNRFSKGIFSWVGFKTKWIDYKNVERVAGTTKWNFWGLLKYSIEGIVGFSTAPLLMAAGLGLAFCVLAFVGIIIVVVRALMFGDPTSGWPSLVCIILLCSGVQLLCTGIAGEYLAKTYLETKHRPIYIAAETEEDLDAE, encoded by the coding sequence ATGCTGATAAGTTTGGTCGTTCCGTGCTACAATGAGGAAGAATCACTTCCCATTTTTTATAAAGAGGCCAGCAAGATCGCACAGCAGATGGGAATATCCCACGGAGCAGATTTTGAGTTCATCTTTGTGGATGACGGCTCAAAAGACCGCACACTGCAGATCGCGCGGGAATTGCACCGGAAAGATGCCCGTGTGCGGTACATCTCCTTCAGCCGGAACTTTGGCAAGGAAGCAGGCATTTATGCCGGATTAAAAGCGGCAAAGGGCGATTATGTAGCAACGATGGATGCGGATCTGCAGGACCCGCCCTCGCTGCTGCCGGAAATGCTGGAACTGCTGCTCTCCGGCGAATATGACTGCGCGGCCACCCGCCGCACGACACGCGAGGGTGAACCGCCCGTTCGCAGCTGGTTTGCCAAAAAGTTTTATCAGATCATCAATAAGCTCTCGGATACAGAGATCGTGGATGGAGCAAGAGACTTCCGCCTGATGAGCCGCAAAATGACTGATGCCGTGCTGAGCATGGCGGAATATAACCGCTTCAGCAAGGGCATTTTCAGCTGGGTCGGCTTTAAAACAAAGTGGATCGACTACAAAAACGTAGAGCGTGTGGCGGGCACAACAAAGTGGAACTTCTGGGGTCTGCTCAAATATTCGATCGAAGGCATTGTGGGCTTTTCCACAGCTCCGCTGCTGATGGCGGCGGGCCTTGGCCTTGCCTTTTGCGTATTGGCGTTTGTAGGCATCATAATCGTGGTGGTGCGTGCACTGATGTTCGGCGACCCTACTTCCGGCTGGCCGAGCCTTGTCTGCATTATCCTTTTGTGCAGTGGTGTGCAGCTGCTGTGTACGGGCATTGCGGGCGAGTACCTTGCCAAAACATATCTTGAAACAAAGCACAGACCGATCTATATTGCTGCTGAGACCGAAGAAGATCTGGACGCGGAATAA